A genomic window from Dermacentor silvarum isolate Dsil-2018 chromosome 9, BIME_Dsil_1.4, whole genome shotgun sequence includes:
- the LOC119464886 gene encoding uncharacterized protein K02A2.6, which yields MLPGISPPPPFLVSPGTPAIPWPRWLRLFENFTLASGASELSAARRRALLLHCLGPEGQRIFDALPPPPPSNAPDHPPAHPSAGTAPLQTVTPSATTAAVGTTEIKQADAELAQPPDEYDAAVQALARHFSATCNVRVERHRFRDRRQLHGEPISEFALALRELASSCNFAAQADTNLCDQFVAGVTCPRLRERLLLEGDALTFDRAVEIALLREQVQRESEALGTAPVDRVVPQHNRGRNPTGRRRHVRQSSSTDRRSTPSSSRSGFVRPPAPEIASAVVPYSVNTNVCGNCGAQNCQPSACAARGRACFACGRRGHFQQYCRNSRRGRGRRPARVAEIVSEEDAESVVNIFTVHAEKRTGVYVDVGVQPVALASRPCFITFLVDTGSAVSIMGEHNFRSRFRDQVELKKSQITLLDFSRRKIPVHGQFTALVTYKSETAVVTFHVTPGGISLLGVDAVKALGLQIVGTELRCLNMAVEPNVDTKGPKILRPEMHSQNTNKLSPPTTKPPLGPPKFGMPTSLWAKFEHLFSPELGLAKGVQHRVKLKQSVAPVTQKLRRLPLSVREAVSDELRNLLSADVIECVNASEWVSPIVAARKKDGSIRICVDLREANKAVVVDSFPLPHTEELLHALNGARYFSKLDLASAYYQVLLHPDSRDITAFITHDGLFRFKRVCFGLASAPAAFQQLMTSILQGCKGVLCYLDDVIIFGKSEKEHMRNLEEVLQRISHAGLKLNDKCVFNTSELSFLGHRVSAEGVAPLQTKVDAIVHAATPTDAGKLRSFLGLVEYYARFVPRLAEEVEPMRRLLRKDTPFIWDTAAENSLTRVKNLLASHRVLQMFDPALPVIVATDASAYGLGAVLQQVDGRHIRTVAFASRTLTEAERKYSTGEREALACLWALEKWHVYLWGRPVTLQTDHQALVALLSSQGTGQRPLRIARWTARLLRYNFTMQYRRGEHNKVADALSRLPLPDTEGGPESEEEIVSLVMCVHHDELKHATAEDSTLQDVARYVQTSWPPRKNLALNLTPYYEVRKELTVVDGILLRTERIVVPAKLTATFVQLAHESHPGIVKTKQRLREKYWWPGLDKHVETTIRSCAICQSADKSAKNSPTPLQPIPLPDKPWDKIAIDIVGPFERAPTDCRFVISVVDYFSKWPEVAFCADVTSRTVTKFLLSLFAREGYPTEIVSDHGRQFTSREFESFLEDRGIRHIFSAVYHPQANGLVERFNRVLKSYIQLALLEQRPVKATVTEYLGVYRATPHSTTGLSPAVLLHGRHMRTSLDVIGQPTADFSTNPSREMSVLRKRVAEHQRKSKAYADQRRAARVPKFQVGTYVRVKKTNSRTKGHSKLWTTIENPQKNRPLVFLSGRRSNLERFAAVSGTKRGIARARN from the coding sequence atgctacccggaatttcgccgccgccgccgttcctCGTTTCACCAGGCACGCCCGCCATCCCCTGGCCGCGATGGCTGCGCCTGTTTGAAAACTTCACGCtcgcctctggagcgtctgagCTATCGGCGGCCCGCCGCCGAGCCCTCCTTCTGCACTGCCTCGGACCTGAAGGACAACGAATTTTCGACGCcctgccaccgccaccaccatcgAACGCCCCAGACCACCCGCCCGCGCATCCGAGTGCGGGAACCGCCCCCCTTCAGACGGTTACGCCTTCTGCAACCACCGCTGCAGTTGGAACGACAGAGATCAAACAAGCCGATGCCGAGCTCGCACAGCCACCGGACGAGTACGACGCAGCTGTTCAAGCCCTGGCTCGACACTTTTCCGCTACTTGCAACGTACGCGTCGAGCGACATCGCTTCCGTGACCGTCGTCAACTGCACGGTGAGCCGATATCGGAGTTTGCTCTTGCGCTTCGCGAACTGGCTTCGTCATGCAACTTTGCCGCGCAAGCGGATACAAATCTGTGCGACCAGTTCGTCGCCGGGGTCACATGCCCGCGCCTACGGGAGCGGCTATTGCTCGAGGGTGACGCGCTCACGTTTGACCGCGCCGTGGAGATAGCGCTTCTTCGCGAGCAAGTGCAGCGCGAATCCGAAGCTCTCGGAACAGCCCCTGTGGATCGAGTAGTACCACAACATAACCGCGGACGCAACCCGACAGGCCGTCGCAGACATGTACGCCAGTCCAGCAGTACCGACCGACGTAGTACGCCTAGCTCTTCGCGCTCCGGCTTCGTTCGTCCGCCTGCGCCGGAGATTGCTAGCGCCGTCGTCCCGTACTCCGTAAACACAAACGTGTGCGGCAACTGCGGCGCACAAAACTGCCAGCCGTCAGCCTGTGCAGCCCGCGGTCGAGCCTGCTTCgcgtgcggccgccgaggccactTTCAACAGTACTGCCGAAATTCGCGTCGCGGACGTGGAAGACGCCCGGCTCGAGTTGCCGAAATCGTTTCAGAGGAAGACGCTGAGAGTGTCGTGAATATTTTTACTGTTCACGCTGAGAAGCGTACGGGCGTCTACGTTGATGTCGGGGTTCAACCTGTTGCTCTGGCATCACGCCCGTGCTTCATAACATTCTTAGTGGACACTGGCTCAGCTGTGTCGATAATGGGAGAACATAACTTTAGGAGCCGGTTCAGAGACCAAGTTGAGCTGAAAAAGTCGCAAATAACGTTGCTGGATTTTTCACGTCGGAAAATTCCTGTGCATGGCCAGTTCACCGCCCTCGTAACGTACAAATCAGAAACGGCTGTAGTAACGTTTCACGTTACACCAGGTGGAATATCACTCCTGGGTGTTGATGCTGTAAAAGCTCTTGGTCTCCAGATTGTAGGCACAGAATTGCGCTGCCTTAATATGGCCGTTGAACCGAACGTCGACACAAAAGGCCCCAAAATCCTACGCCCCGAAATGCATTCGCAGAACACAAACAAGTTGTCTCCGCCCAccacgaagccaccactgggtccACCCAAGTTTGGTATGCCTACTTCATTATGGGCCAAGTTCGAACACTTGTTTTCACCAGAGCTAGGACTTGCCAAAGGTGTCCAGCATCGGGTCAAGCTCAAACAGTCGGTAGCTCCTGTCACGCAGAAGCTCAGACGCCTACCACTTTCAGTGCGAGAAGCAGTCAGCGACGAACTGAGGAACCTACTTTCTGCTGATGTCATTGAATGCGTAAATGCGTCAGAGTGGGTTTCCCCTATTGTTGCAGCtcgcaagaaagatggcagcattcGCATCTGCGTGGACCTCCGCGAAGCTaacaaagctgtggtggtcgACAGCTTTCCCCTGCCACACACAGAAGAGTTGCTGCATGCCCTGAACGGTGCCCGTTACTTTTCTAAGTTGGATTTGGCCTCCGCATACTACCAGGTTCTGCTTCATCCAGACAGTAGAGATATTACAGCGTTCATAACGCACGATGGCCTTTTTCGatttaagagagtatgtttcggcCTAGCCTCAGCACCAGCAGCATTCCAGCAACTCATGACGTCAATTCTACAGGGATGCAAAGGCgttctctgctacctggacgacgtcatcaTCTTCGGCAAGTCGGAGAAAGAGCACATGCGGAACTTAGAGGAAGTCCTGCAACGAATTTCACACGCTGGGCTCAAGCTAAATGACAAATGTGTTTTCAACACATCCGAACTCTCGTTTCTTGGTCACCGCGTTAGCGCCGAAGGAGTAGCACCCCTTCAGACCAAAGTTGACGCCATTGTTCACGCTGCCACCCCTACAGATGCTGGCAAGCTCCGGTCGTTCCTGGGACTAGTAGAATACTATGCTAGATTTGTTCCACGCCTAGCAGAGGAAGTGGAGCCCATGCGCAGACTTCTTCGTAAGGACACTCCTTTTATCTGGGACACTGCTGCTGAGAACAGTCTTACAAGAGTAAAGAACCTCCTAGCCTCCCACAGGGTACTACAAATGTTCGATCCAGCACTTCCCGTCATTGTGGCCACCGATGCATCCGCATATGGTTTAGGTGCGGTACTGCAACAAGTTGATGGTCGGCACATTCGAACTGTGGCATTCGCGTCACGAACATTGACGGAAGCAGAACGGAAGTACTCGACTGGTGAACGTGAGGCTCTAGCTTGCTTGTGGGCTCTAGAGAAATGGCATGTGTACCTATGGGGTCGTCCAGTTACTCTGCAAACGGATCACCAAGCTCTAGTAGCCCTGCTTTCTTCTCAAGGCACAGGACAGCGACCACTCCGCATAGCAAGATGGACTGCACGGTTACTGCGgtacaacttcacgatgcagtaCAGGCGTGGTGAGCACAACAAGGTAGCTGATGCCTTGTCCCGGCTACCTCTTCCAGACACTGAAGGTGGCCCCGAGTCAGAAGAAGAAATAGTGTCTCTGGTAATGTGTGTACATCACGATGAACTGAAGCATGCAACCGCGGAGGATAGCACTCTCCAAGACGTTGCCCGTTACGTACAGACATCGTGGCCGCCACGCAAAAACCTGGCACTTAACCTGACTCCCTACTATGAAGTCCGAAAGGAGTTGACAGTGGTTGATGGCATACTCTTGCGTACTGAGCGCATCGTAGTCCCCGCCAAGCTCACAGCCACTTTTGTCCAGCTGGCTCACGAATCACACCCTGGTATCGTGAAAACCAAACAACGCCTACGAGAGAAGTATTGGTGGCCAGGGTTAGACAAACACGTTGAAACAACTATCCGCAGTTGTGCCATTTGTCAGAGCGCGGACAAAAGTGCCAAGAACTCGCCCACACCACTGCAGCCAATCCCTCTTCCTGACAAACCTTGGGACAAGATAGCTATTGACATTGTTGGTCCCTTCGAGCGTGCACCTACAGACTGCAGATTCGTCATTTCAGTAGTTGACTATttctcaaaatggccagaagtgGCTTTTTGTGCTGATGTTACCTCCCGCACGGTGACGAAGTTTCTACTCTCACTCTTCGCACGTGAGGGTTACCCGACAGAGATAGTGTCTGACCACGGCAGACAGTTCACATCGAGGGAATTTGAATCCTTCCTTGAAGACCGTGGAATCAGGCACATCTTTTCTGCCGTATACCACCCACAGGCAAATGGTCTAGTGGAAAGATTTAATCGGGTACTGAAGTCGTACATTCAACTGGCCCTGCTGGAGCAGCGCCCAGTGAAGGCAACTGTGACTGAATACTTGGGAGTATACAGAGCCACCCCTCACAGCACCACCGGTCTCTCACCGGCCGTTCTTCTACATGGCCGACACATGAGAACATCGCTGGATGTAATTGGTCAGCCTACGGCCGACTTCAGCACAAATCCATCGCGGGAGATGAGCGTGCTCAGGAAAAGAGTCGCAGAGCATCAACGGAAGAGCAAGGCCTACGCTGATCAACGGCGAGCTGCTAGGGTTCCCAAGTTCCAAGTGGGCACCTACGTACGAGTGAAAAAAACCAATTCCCGGACCAAAGGGCACTCCAAGTTATGGACCACCATTGAAAATCCTCAAAAGAATCGGCCGCTGGTCTTTCTGTCTGGAAGACGGTCGAACCTGGAACGCTTCGCAGCTGTCAGCGGTACCAAAAGAGGCATCGCCAGAGCAAGGAACTAA